The genome window aaagtttaatccTTTAGCAAAATGAATATGATTTCTTTTCATACGCGATAAACCTTCAACTTTTATTGTTttccaatatttaaaataagttccatgaattatatcaaattctgCATTAGCAAGTATTTTTAAAGTCAATTCGTTAATCTTAGATATGGAATGACCCTGATTTGCTTTGATTTCTAAAATACCATTAACAGTATTAAGGGTAAATCTCTGTTTGTTGTTATTCTCTACTACTCTCTTGATATCGTcaatagtataataatgcaatttattcAACAGCTCATCTACTGCAACAAAGCCATTTGGTTTAATATTTAACCCTTCTTTTATAGCGCCATGGCGTAGTAGATATGATAGCTTTTTGCTAAGAATGATATCATTTTTACTTTGagtctgaaaataaaataaataacatctgttaaaatcattgattatgtatttaaatatactgaATATACTTTTGAATTAATCCTTAAAGAAATGTCCTttcttatatgttttataagaaATGACATTTCTT of Anoplolepis gracilipes chromosome 8, ASM4749672v1, whole genome shotgun sequence contains these proteins:
- the LOC140668579 gene encoding tRNA 2'-phosphotransferase 1-like, producing MFSKTQSKNDIILSKKLSYLLRHGAIKEGLNIKPNGFVAVDELLNKLHYYTIDDIKRVVENNNKQRFTLNTVNGILEIKANQGHSISKINELTLKILANAEFDIIHGTYFKYWKTIKVEGLSRMKRNHIHFAKGLNFINGLRQSAELFIYINFEKAKEDGLIFLESENSVILCDGNLKGYIEIKYFLKVITKHGQALNF